The genomic window atgagtcaaacagaccataaagcatgggatgctttagggcggggctacacggtgattgacgggcacagtgtgttttcacttcaactaaaataaatgtaacaatttGGTCGCCTGGAAATATCTGATTGAGCTtccggttgtacttagctccgccccctcgTTCTGCTCTCACGGCCAAAacgcaaacaaaaataatgctGCTGCgtaatgggtgacgtcacagaaACGTCAACCATTAGTTTATGATTTTGCCAAATATAAAATCTGATCCTGCATTTACACATTTTCGTTCCCGGTGCGCACCGACACGTGCCGACGAGTTACGGACTGGTTCTATCATTTCAACCCGGAGCACTTCGTTCACGCCCTAAGCAGCATTTCATTTGTGTTATAAATATGAGATATTATAAAACCATTGTATGATACCGTGTCTTAAAAACAGCCGTTCTAGTCCCCGTTTTGCTGTGTGCTATGTTGCTGTTGGGTAAAGAACGAGATGCTAAATATATGGATTATTAATCCACAATCATAAGCACCGGGAATGAAAACCTTGCTGTTTAAGCTGTTTTGCTTCAATCAAATATCTTCTTTCAGTGatagaaagaaatgttttaactCTGTTCTCCTGTTGTGTCTTCAAAAATACATAcgtcattttaaaatacatatctGTAAAGGCCGCTTTCTCGAATTGATTTGTTCAGCTCCTGTCTGTAATCCGAAGGTTTTAACTGAGGGGTTTGTTATGTTATCAATCAAAGCGTATTTATGCATCGTGTTATGTCTGTTGGctgtattttctgatttatggagtgataccctcagtaaaaacatttgtctaatgtcaacaaaatgaaacaagacTTTTGAACCTGCAATAATTACAGTGTTCACATTTCTGTTCAGGAAATGGATGAACATGTGTGACATTTGATAATGGGATAATGATTAATTTAcatatgtaaacatgtatttTGTAAGTGATCAACTATGGGAAGTTTCATGATGAAATATTAGTTTATTCTATTGACCTGAGTTCCATATGTTTATACAATTTATGGCATTACATGAGACTTGCAACATTAATGTTAATTTTTGCAGAAGCAGTTTTTTATTCTCCATGTTTAGAAGGTATTCAAAAGGTACAACCAGAGTTCAAATCATTATTATTCTGCTATCGATATTCATGTGTATTATGTTATTCTGTTGCTCTCActgaggtttcttccttttgttccctctaaaatatttttgggggaagtttttccttttttccgaTGTGAGGGtccaaggacagaggatgttgtatatGTGGAGCCGACTGTAAAGACATTTGAGGCACATTTCTGATATTGGGCAATGCAAATAAATTGAGTTTTGGTTGGTAAATTGtaaacaggtggacacacatTTTGATTGTCAGGCCACTTCAGATGTGATCGGACATCGCGGTTCTGTTCTGGCCTGAGCTCGCTTTTGATGTATTAAAACAGTCTCAAGGTGAGCAGGGGGAATAACGATGGAGAGAAAACGAGAGGAAATAACAAACGGAGCAGAGCGAACAGAAAAGGACAGAGGAATATTGTACGCAGCCGCAGCTCAGGGTCTGTGTGGCCCTCATCTCTCCATGCAACTCGTCATCAAGTGGAACTAGTTTCTACTCTCTGAGATGCAGCATAATTGAGCAAAACTAACTCTTTTTTGATGCCGGTCTGTgttggaacagacacacgagaATTATGATTCGGGGGTTTGGCTGCAGTCTAATTTTCTAATGGACTGTCACTTTATGTCAGATATAAACATTCATGGATGATGTCACGGATGTATGAACCAGAGACAACCCAAAGCTGTGTTGCAATGTGTGATATAGAGAGTGTTACATGGAAGTACAGTGAGACGTTATCCTCCACCACCTGGAGTGTGTGAGGAGATGAAACCGGGCTTGGGACTCACCCTGAGCTCCTTGAAGAAGATGCAGCTGCGAGCCCACTCCACTATGGAGAATAGAGTCTGGTCTGCCATGCGGCACATGAGGCTGAAGGTGCTGGGCTTGTCCAGCCGTCCCCGGCCACTCTGCTCCTGCTGCAGATGAGCTACGATCTTATTCTGCACCACCAGCTCGTCCGGATCGCAGCGCAGCAGCTCCAACACCAGCGGCGGCAGGCTGGGCGGCTGTGGCGAGGCCGAGGGGTACATGTCTGGGTAGGGGTATCCGGTCAGAGACTCAGGGGAGCTGGTGTAGTCGGGACATTCGGCTTTAATCGGCCTGCCAGGGAAGGCTGTGTACTGGTACTGAGAGGGAAGCGGCACGTGGGACTGCATGGCCATGCCCAGGGATGGGGGTCCGTAGAGGTTGGCCTCGTACTCCGTAGGGGTGATGGAGCTCGGGGTGGAGGGAAGCAGACATTTGGAGATGGTGGGCAGGCTGTGCAGGGTGCCGGTGAATCCGTAGTCCGTCTGAAGAGGCGAGGCCGGCGGAGGAGCAGCGCCCTCCAGCTTGAACCCGTTGGATCGTATCAAAGccttcttctgctgcttcaaGGCCCTGTCTCTCTTGTACATGGGGCCAAATTTATTCCTCCCCCCACGCATGCGGTCTGCGCGCACCGCTGTcacacaagagacaagaggtgaAAAACAGATTTACAGATGAAACACCCACTCTAGTGAAATCTCCTGCACTGCAAAGATCCCCTCCGAGAAAACTCCTTGATACGCATTGAACTGTGACAGTAAAGAGTAAAATCATAAGTAGTATTTCACCAGTATCCCCAACTATTCCCGCAGAGTAAATAGCAGACATCTTGGTCATTTATACTTCCCTTTTTAGGGCTGAGAAGAATCCCCAGAGCCTGTGCAGCTCCACTCCTTCTTGTAGTCTAAATAGAGCTTTTGATTTAAAACAGGGGAGTCTCTGGGTTTTATCAGTAAGTCAAgaatgtgtcctttttctgcTACGGAAGCAGGTGCTTTCCTGCATTGCTGTCTGGGAATTAATCCCATCCCATGTGCATCGGGAACAACAGTGAGAGCCACCAGCCAAATCATCAAATATCTCAAGGGTTTTTATCATAGTAACCATgtaagagaaaaataaatcacatttaaatactttaatacACACCCAGTATGTGCCAGTATTacatcattgttattattgttggaattaaaatacacaatgagAAATATGCAACaatggcaaaaataataaacaaatagagtgataacataattattattattattattattattattattattattattattattctaaggGCTTGGATACAGTGAACTCTACCTTCTAGCCGCATCCCCACGTTGAGGCACTTCTGGAAGCGGCAGAAAGGACATCTCTTCCTCTGCGTTTTGTCTATTTTACACTCCTGGTTCTCCGCACACGTGTACCTCTTGTTGTTCTGCACGGTCCTCTTGAAGAAGCCCTGAGGAACAGAGGCACGTTGAGGCCGCGGGCTCGCTCTGGATTTAACATGCAATAAAACCTTTGCTATAGTTGCGGAGGAAAATTAATCCCCATAACGCATATGGAGCTGAGGGCTTTATATATGAGCTATGGGGAGTCTGTTCTCTTTCACTTTCAAGTCAAGTACTAATCGGGAACTAATGCCACGACATTGGGGGAGGGGTTCTGGGGTGATGGTTTATCATATCGAACACCATGCCGACAGACGGGCACGAACATCTCGTCCGATTGGTTTCCGGTCCATTTGTTTCCGGTTACCTTGCAGCTCTCGCAGGTGAGCAGGCCGTAGTGGTACCCGGACACCTTGTCTCCGCACACAGGACACAGCTCTTCCAGGTCATCATCATATGTGTATTCCATAACCTTCAAAGTGACACctggtacacgcacacacgcacacacacacacacacacacacacgcacacgcacacgcacacaaacacacacacacacacacacacacacacacacacacacacacacacgcactcagtAATGCAAATAAACAGCGcatgcagactttttttttctgccggTGATTTATGGAACAATCTGAAAATCTTCCAGGCCtccagaaatgttcctgttcgaaataatgtttttaattaacatAATCATGTTTTCTCTTTAAACTGAAAATGACATTTCTCAGTAAATTGCCTTCATTTGAATGCAGTTTTACATGTGAAATAGTTTCAGGGCTgtcgagttttttttttgttgatttttttaaatgagcttttattatttattacaaaatgccctaaacatgaacaaaataatgtatttatacatttgtttgtaataattattgtaataatgatactacataaacacacaaataaataatgtgttataTATAATAAGGCATCACCTACGCTCACATACGTTAAATAGGCctttctaaataataaataatcaaaatgaatgaacaggtatactttataataatatatatatatatatatgtgcgcaTACATTGTAATATAGGGGCtaataaataaagcaatataCAATCAGTCATCATAGCCTATAAACAAATACACCTTTAATAAGGAAGTTGAATAAAGCCGATATCCCACTCAGAAATGGGGCCTCTTAGGTCGGTAACACTTATTTTCGTTTCCGTCGTTTTGAACCCGCTCCATAATTCCGTTAGACTGGATTAAAATTACGGAGACAAACTATTATGCAAAATCAAATATGGATTTAGATGGATCCTCCACGGAATCCTGCGCATTAGCACACAACCTGAATCTGGTTTCAATATTGTTCCTCGACTCATAAAGCGAATCCATGTTGCTGATTACGACACCGACCTGATGGCGGACAGATGAAGCCTTTATCTGTGAGTGTCAACGTGCGTTTATGGATATGAATATGATGATGAAACAAGTTTTAGAATCTTTGCAGCTCATCGTCTCTCTCGGCTCGGCTCCCGTCGCCCGCAGCCGGGATCAGCCTCCATTACAGCGGGGAAATATGAGCCTTTATTATCCACATGCACGCACATCAGAAGACCGACTCCAAAtcttgaattattattaatattatttttgtattattattattattatttatttgtattattataactaGAAGTAGTAGtcgtattatcattattagtagtagtagtaataggtAGTATCATACGCGTTTTTAAATTCTAAAACGATTGaccaatatatttattttattttgctgttgctttgctacattattaaattacattaatacGATTTTACGTTGAGGCTACCAATTATCATTCTTTTATTctattgtattactttatatttaatgtttgtaaATGCGTATCAGTTACATTTCACAAGTCATGGTATCATTTTACattcttgatttattttttaaatccacctactttaaaatgtgtcatacatgtagtataaataaataaacggtGTTTGGCTATAACAAAAGGCAGACAATTATGAATCTTAATAATTAAACAACGGGTTATGCAGTGCCAGGTAGCCGGTATGTCAACGTGTAGGCCGACAGCTAACGCTTCCCTGACTTCGGAGAGGAGAATCTCGACTTACCGTGAGCCTTGTCTCCCAACATCTGAACCACAGGCAGCAGCCAGTCAGGATGAGTGTCTGAGAAGGAGGAACCTggatggaggagctgctgcgGCCGTGCATGGGCTGCTGAGGAGAACGCCGTTTAAAAAGGACCAATAGAAATCCGGATGGTCGGGGTCGAGAACACAGCTGGGTTGAGAGCCAGTAGGGCCGGCAGTGCGCGAGTGACGATGACCATTGAAGACCTCGCAGTGAAACTCCTTCAGGCCAGCCGCTCTTTACAGCGCCTGCCTTATCAGCGAAGTTAGACTGCCGCCACGCCATTGGTGGACAACGGGTCACGTGACTGATATTCGTGGCACTGCCTCCTCGGTGAAAATGCCTGGACAGGAGCGCGCAGCACTGATGGAGAACTCACTTGCTCTGCAGACACTCGGGGGCCGCCACACTTGACAAATAGTGCTTCAAAACTATATGAAATATCACAAAACAGAGGAGCAATTTTATCTTCAAATGACTTTTCATTTCAGAAGAAACCCCAACGGATACAGATGTATGTAAATGTTGGGCGGCCTTTAAGTTCTGCCAACTATGCAAATAGTTTCCGTATTTAAATATTGTTGACGATATCCTAAAAGTAcctattatttttattatgattatgattattgtaGTTATGGGACATATTTATACGTTACGATAAATAGGcgtggacattttattttgttggtatTACATTAAATAGAGCAAAGAAAATTCtgcacataatatatatatacacaaatgaTGTATATTATCTCTATACATATGCATACTTGTCAGTTTATTTTTACCCTATTGAAACAATGTAGCCTGTTTGGTCACTCATTGATTTCTATATTTATCTGCTGGTTTTACATGTGTAGTAGGTGGTCCCAGCACATATGTTTCAGCAGACTGAAATACATTGGCATTAATATTAATTGAGTCTGACAGGGCATTTTGCTTGGTAAGCGCTGTGGAGAGTGGAACTGTCTATTGTTAGTggagacaggaagcagtggACGGCTGCTGAGGGTCACTGTGTGGAAACACGAACAAAGCTGAGGGTCCTCAGCTAGACCAAGGCACCATTTTATTAAAGACAGGAAATACAATGATGACTGAAGTCAGCACAACACATCATCAATCCCTGTCTTTGATCAGTCACTTTAGACTGTCAGCTGGGTTCAGTCTCCTGAAGGTCTATCTgcagccccccctcccttatGGTCTGAGGATGACCACCCCAGGCCTCTGGCTGTCCTTGAGGAGGTGGGCTTCATGTTCATTCAGCTCTAAATGCACCAGAATAGCCCCACAGAGACAATGTATCAGAATGCACTTTATTCCTCAAATGTAAAACACTTATATAAATCATAATACATATTGGATAAATAATCCTTTCAGAACTGTTCATGTCCCTGTTATGTCAAAATCACATTTTACACACGCAAACCTTGATGCACTGGAGcctcaaattattttaaatgataccTCAAATGATACCCCAATCCTCTAATCTCACAGATTAGAGGATTTGCCTCTGCATTATATTTTCCATTGACTCAGATCCTGTAATTATTATACGAGCAGACTGAGGACCAGTCAATACAGTTAGACATGGCT from Cyclopterus lumpus isolate fCycLum1 chromosome 9, fCycLum1.pri, whole genome shotgun sequence includes these protein-coding regions:
- the nr5a1a gene encoding steroidogenic factor 1a is translated as MLGDKAHGVTLKVMEYTYDDDLEELCPVCGDKVSGYHYGLLTCESCKGFFKRTVQNNKRYTCAENQECKIDKTQRKRCPFCRFQKCLNVGMRLEAVRADRMRGGRNKFGPMYKRDRALKQQKKALIRSNGFKLEGAAPPPASPLQTDYGFTGTLHSLPTISKCLLPSTPSSITPTEYEANLYGPPSLGMAMQSHVPLPSQYQYTAFPGRPIKAECPDYTSSPESLTGYPYPDMYPSASPQPPSLPPLVLELLRCDPDELVVQNKIVAHLQQEQSGRGRLDKPSTFSLMCRMADQTLFSIVEWARSCIFFKELRVGDQMKLLHNCWSELLVLDHIFRQVQHGQEDSILLVTGQEVELSFILSQAEATLSSLVQRGQELAARLRALQLDRREIACLKFLLLFNPNVKLLEDQAFVEGVQEQVNGALLEYTLSTYPQFQEKFSQLVVRLPELRSLSTQAEDYLCYMHLSGEVPCNNLLIEMLHAKRACV